The Euphorbia lathyris chromosome 8, ddEupLath1.1, whole genome shotgun sequence genome has a window encoding:
- the LOC136203312 gene encoding 2-hydroxyisoflavanone dehydratase-like yields MASDTTKEVASEIPTIIRLYKDGSVQRLLGSPYQPPSLDEDPQSKDITISQNPTISARLFLPKSMKNSTTKFPILVYFHGGGFCIESAFSFLSHRYIKSLALESQVLAVSIEYRLAPEHPLPAAYEDSWEALQWVASHSVKNGGEPWIQDYGDFDRFFIGGDSSGANIVHNIALRAGSEKLGGNVRISGAFVGHPYFWGSTPIGKENGENHDKKLHHLTWDFGYPSAPFGVDNPMINPASPATTVSLNGLGCSRLLVCVASKDKLMRERGVWYLDLVRESGWRGEIEELFEVMEENHYFHVLNPHSHNSQIMIKRLASFLNK; encoded by the exons ATGGCTTCTGATACAACAAAAGAGGTAGCAAGTGAGATTCCGACCATCATCCGTCTCTACAAAGACGGCTCCGTCCAACGCCTCTTAGGCTCACCGTACCAGCCACCGTCTCTCGACGAAGACCCGCAATCAAAAGACATTACCATCTCTCAAAATCCAACCATCTCGGCTCGACTGTTCCTCCCTAAATCCATGAAAAATTCTACGACGAAATTTCCGATCTTGGTCTACTTCCACGGCGGAGGTTTCTGCATTGAATCCGCTTTCTCTTTTCTCAGCCACCGTTACATTAAATCTTTAGCACTTGAATCTCAAGTTCTTGCTGTGTCAATTGAGTATAGACTGGCACCGGAGCATCCTCTTCCGGCAGCATATGAGGATAGCTGGGAAGCTCTTCAATGGGTTGCTTCTCACTCGGTTAAAAATGGAGGTGAGCCATGGATTCAAGATTATGGAGATTTTGATCGGTTCTTCATCGGAGGAGATAGCTCCGGTGCTAATATTGTGCATAACATAGCCTTGAGAGCTGGTTCCGAGAAGTTGGGAG GTAATGTTAGAATTTCGGGTGCTTTCGTGGGACATCCATATTTTTGGGGATCAACTCCAATCGGAAAAGAGAATGGTGAAAATCATGACAAGAAATTGCATCATTTAACTTGGGATTTTGGGTACCCGTCTGCACCGTTTGGTGTTGATAATCCGATGATCAATCCGGCGAGTCCAGCGACAACAGTTAGCCTAAATGGGCTAGGATGCTCAAGGCTACTGGTTTGTGTTGCTAGTAAGGATAAACTGATGAGAGAAAGAGGAGTTTGGTATTTGGATTTGGTGAGAGAAAGTGGATGGAGAGGTGAAATTGAAGAGTTGTTTGAAGTTATGGAAGAAAATCATTATTTTCATGTGCTTAATCCTCATAGTCATAATTCTCAAATTATGATCAAACGTTTGGCTTCCTTCCTTAACAAGTAA